GAACGACAGTTTGAACCGGAAGTCGATCATTCTGAGCTGCATGAGCGCAGGCTTCCCTGGACAGCTTTTGACAGTCCATTACGCTGCAGACTTTCTTTCTCTCCATGTCACTTAATGCAGGATGAGCCTGAAAAATCCCCAGAACTCAACAATCTAAAGAGATTACTCCCAAAAATGTTCATCTGGTATGATGATTAGCAGAGACTAATGATACAAGTTATTTACTTATATTATGATACACATGTTCTTGGGTGGAATGGACAGAAAAGCTTAAATTATGATAAAcgttttctttagtttttgaaATTCAAGACAGCAAGATTTTGTTAGCGTCTGCAATGGGTCAAAAAACAGTCGATGAGATGTGGCAGTGGGGACGAGTAAGCATTTGGGGAGTAGGTTAAACTATGATATTGGGTGTTACTAGATCTCTTTCCTCATTATTTGCCCCGTTGCATGGCTGAAGATTAATAATAAGCCTGACATGACATTTTCATGGTAATTTATGCTGCCTTGTATATCGCAAGGCATGCCTAGATGTGCACTTACTCTACAGCTCTTTGTTGGCCCTTTGCTTTTTGgtggaaaaaattgaaaacagaGATTTCGACCGCAACCCTCCGTTCACAAGAAAATAGTCATGTAAATTAGTCTTAACAAGTTTATTAACACAGTAAGGGAATTTCATGGATTTATGAACGATGCTGGAATGGAGGAGTATATTAAAAATAATCAgattgatgatggattttccttttctgcatttttctctCAATTATCTTTCCCTGCTCTATTTCCTTGTATCTCTTCCACTCTACATTGTTTGTCTGACGCGGTGATATTGAAGATTAAGGAGAGGTATAACCAAATTACTATCAGAGGTTCAGGCAGATGAATGCCAATCTGACTAACACACCTAACCGAatgaaattcatcatgaaaggATTTAACATTCAGGAGTTGCCATAAATAGCAACACGATATTTCCAATTCACTCACTTGTGAATCAGAAGATAAGACGAATCACGAATGCAAGTGTAGGGCTAGAACTGACATGAAAGTAATGAGAAATAAATTTAAGCACATCAACGTACAATTTTAGCTTGTAACCCATCACGGGACCAGCGGATATATAAATGCGAGAGCGCATACCTTTAAATAGATGTCAATTGCCCTATACATGCCATCTTCTGTGATTCTTGAACGTTCAGGTAATAGTTCAGCAAGACCAACAAACTTCGAAACAGACAAGTTTCGATCAGAAGCGATTTCAGCAAGGTAATTCTCCATTAGCCTCCCTACTCTTTCCATGTCAGTAGATGGAGAAAGAAGATCTTCATCTGCATTAAGTCCTGATCTGTGCCCCTCCATTTCATGATCTAGATAATTCATCATTATCCGCTGGACTGTCTCCACGTCGAATAGTGTATCTCCAGTGAAAGAGTACGAGGGAATTAAGAGATCATCTAGCACAGCCTGTCCTAGTTGCAAAGCTATCCTCTTCTCCAAGTCAAGCCTGCAAGCAAACGTCGTTTCCAGATAAATTGCAGCCCTAAGCAGCATCGAGAGAAAGCTGACGGACAAGGAATGCTTCTCTCTCGGTAGAAGACTAACGATTGTTTCTAAAACAAccctcttctcatgttcttgTCGCAGCtcaatttttttccttccctttccAAATATTTCCTGTGGAGAAAAGTGAAGTCAATTACGTACATTTCTAATTAAgccaaataatcaaaatttgtgGGGGTTTGAGATCTCACCAAACCTCGAAGTGATTTCTGCACATATAGCATCAGTATTGGACCAAGGGAATATTGTTTAAATCCCCTAGCCATCATCGCAATAAGCACCCGTTGGAACATATCAATTCTAAGGACAGTTAAATCCTCAGCCCACCAATCAACAATTGCTTTAGGTTGAAACACCATTGAGGAATTTATGCCATGGTTGCCACTGTCTGCCCTACCTGATGTAGCAAATTGGTTATCTTTGCAGGCTATATAAGCAATTGTGTCTATGCACCGGCTAACCAATTTTACTTCCTCTGCCACCGGAAGAAAACTTTCTGTGGAATGCAAAATGGAAACCGCACTTGCAAGGCTTTTGAGTGCCACTTCATTTAGGTAAGCTTCGGTTCTTCCAACTAGATTTCCAATAGCATAGTCCTCCGTCATCCCAAGATACTCAGCACCACATCTAAGCATGGCTATGTTTTCTGTACTTATCTCAAAATTTATTCCATAACAAAACTTTGCTGCAAGTTCAAACGCCTCTGCTCCACCAGGAATGTCAGGAACTTCAATTTCAGAAAGATCAGCATCATTGGATTCAGAGACCAATTTCCTTATGTATCCACACTTTGAGACCAGTGGGAACTGTACGGGATGTAAAGACAAGTTCTTTAATCTTAAAAGTAGAAAACGATCATTGCTAAGTTGCTCCAACTCTCAGCACCTGATGTCTAAATTACATGtttaatcaaatacacaaaagCTAACAAGTCTCCAACCATGGCAACCGAATACATCCAGAGACTTCACAGAAAAAAGAACAAGCAGGCCGTCATAGAAATATATCATGAGCACAACCAACAGGAAAAAATACACGTTACCTTGTGCAGAGAGAAGGGCGTTCCTCCAGCGTGAACAATAACATCACTTGGAATCTCCTGCGAAAAGATCCTGTTGATAATTCATTGCACCAACTTTAGTCTTCTTTTTGGTCCAAATTGTCACGAAAATAGCACACAATAAACAATTGAATGAGAATCAAAGTCGAAAGAAGATCAAACCATTCACTAGTTCTCTTCATAGCAGTGGAAAGAAGCTCTTTCTTCTTACTAGACATGTTGGGACTTGTGGATTGTCCAGCAGCTTGGAACTCAGCATCCCCCATAGTGAATAATCAAAAGACCTCGACCAAGTACTTTTATGTTTATGCACGTCACAAACGAGTGATATTTGGCAAAGTTAGACGAGCAACTCTCATGCAGTACTTCGTGGTAATCTTATCTTAGAACTAAGCAGCATGTctcttttgttaatttttttttccacattCCTCTTGATTA
This sequence is a window from Coffea eugenioides isolate CCC68of chromosome 7, Ceug_1.0, whole genome shotgun sequence. Protein-coding genes within it:
- the LOC113778236 gene encoding BTB/POZ domain-containing protein SR1IP1-like, yielding MGDAEFQAAGQSTSPNMSSKKKELLSTAMKRTSEWIFSQEIPSDVIVHAGGTPFSLHKFPLVSKCGYIRKLVSESNDADLSEIEVPDIPGGAEAFELAAKFCYGINFEISTENIAMLRCGAEYLGMTEDYAIGNLVGRTEAYLNEVALKSLASAVSILHSTESFLPVAEEVKLVSRCIDTIAYIACKDNQFATSGRADSGNHGINSSMVFQPKAIVDWWAEDLTVLRIDMFQRVLIAMMARGFKQYSLGPILMLYVQKSLRGLEIFGKGRKKIELRQEHEKRVVLETIVSLLPREKHSLSVSFLSMLLRAAIYLETTFACRLDLEKRIALQLGQAVLDDLLIPSYSFTGDTLFDVETVQRIMMNYLDHEMEGHRSGLNADEDLLSPSTDMERVGRLMENYLAEIASDRNLSVSKFVGLAELLPERSRITEDGMYRAIDIYLKAHPALSDMERKKVCSVMDCQKLSREACAHAAQNDRLPVQTVVQVLYYEQQRLREAVDGTEGETPNLALKVNQHPAGSHTAPQELSSLRKENQDLKLELVKMRTRLRELEKSSDKSYAASPLVITLPSAEKPPLPRKSLISSVSRKLGKINPFLRADALFPSNAKVRSKPSKDRRHSIS